The Halostella salina nucleotide sequence CCCCGCCGTCGAGATCGAGGGGCGGAAGCGGCCCTGCTACCTCGTCGGCGAGGGCGTCTACCGCGGCGCGGACGTGGTGATGCTCCCGGCGTTCACCCGCCTCGCCGCCGGCGTCACGGTAAACGGGATGCACGCGGCGGACTTCGCCTCGCCGCTGGTCACCGACCCTGACGCGTTCCGCCCGGTGGTGTGGGACGGCGACGCCGGCGAGGCGCTGGAATTTCCGCCGCTCGGCGACCTGCGGTCCTTCCTATAGGTCGTCGAGGACGGCCTCGGCGGCACGGCGGCCGCTCTCCATCGCGCCGTTTATCGACGACCACGCGGTGTAGTCGCCGGCGAGGTACGTCGCGCCTGCCGGCGCGCGGACGCCGGGGAGCGACTCCCGGAACCCCGGCGGCTGGGCGAACTGCGCGAACGGGACGCGCTCGGTGCGGACGCGTTCGAGGTCGACGAAGCTGTGTTCGGGGTACCACGACGCCAGCGCCTCGTGGGTCAGGTCGGCCAGTTCCACGTCGCTCTCCTCGCGCTCGCCGAGGAACGTCGCCGCGAGCAGGGTCGTGTCGTCGGGCGCGTACTCCGGCGCGACGGCGGTCATGTCGACGACGTGGTTCGGGTCCGCTCCCTCGGCGTTCAGGATGAGTCGCTTGCCCGCGTCCAGTCGCTTCGCCGCCGGATAGGCGTAGTACTGCGTGACGCAGGCCCGCGCCTCGGTCGGCACCGCGTTGACGCCGGTCAGGTCCCGGGCCGACGGCGGGTCGGCGGCGACGACGGCCGCGTCGGCCGTCACCGTCTCGCCGCCGACGGTGACGGTCACGTCGCCCTCGCCGTTCGCGGTCCCCGCGGCGTCGACGCCGTCGACGGTCGCACCCGTCTCGATCCGCGCGCCGGCGTCGCGGGCGGCGGCCGCGAGCTGTTCGGGGATCGCCGCCATCCCGTCGGCGGGGACGGCGATCGCGCCCGACGAGAGCGCGCGGAACGTGTACTCGAACACGCGGCTGGACGTTTCGAGCGACCGGTCGAGCGTTATCCCGCCGTAGAACGGCGCGGCGAAGTTCTCGACGAACGCCGCGGAGAAGCCGTAGTCGCGGAGGTACTCGCGGATGGTCGTGTCGTCGCCCGCGAAGATGTCGCTGCTGGGTGTGTTCCCCAGTTCGCGCCGCAGTTTCAGCGTCAGCAGCTTGTCCCGCGTCGTCACCTCGCGGTTGAACAGCGAGTCGGTGAACGCGCCGAGGTCGCGGAACGGGTCCGAGAGGATCGACCGCTCGCCGGGCCGGGCGATGCAGGCCCCGGGCGTGAACCGCCGCAGCGAGAGCGCGTCGAAGTCGAGTTCGCGCTTCGCGGCCGGATAGGCAGTGAAGAGCACCTGGAACCCGCGGTCGAAGACGAACCCGTCCTCGCGGGTCGTGCGGACCCGGCCGCCGACCGAGTCCTCGCGCTCGAACAGCTGCACGTCGACCCCGGCGTCGGCGAGGCGTCGTGCGGCGACGAGTCCCGACAGGCCGCCGCCGACCACGGCGACGGTCGCGTCGTCTGACATGCCCGAACGGTGGGGCGCACGCCACAAAACGACTGCGAGACGCGCCGCCTCCGCCCGCGGCGTCGGCCGGTGGGTGGGACTGGGATCCAGTCACATGGTGACGTCGGGGGAACGACCCAAAATGGTTTGGAGCGGGGGTTAACCGGGTTCGGACGCTCGGTACGGGTGTCGATGAACATCGCACGCGCAACGTCATGGGAGGGGTCGGCGGCGAACGCGGAGCGCGAGGACGGCACTCCCGGGTCCACGCTCCGGAACGCCGTGTCGGAGCCGGAGCGGCGGTATCTGCTGCAGTACCTGCTGCTGAACAGGTACATGGTGACGCGGGCCGACGCCGCCGAAGAGGTCGCCGCACGCACGCAGGACACGGGCCGCGAGGCGGTGAGCGACGACGACCGAACGCGGGCCGAGATCCGGCTCGAACACGACCACCTGCCTCGGCTCGAAGCCGCCGGGATCCTGGAGTACGACAGGGCGAGCACGATGGTCGCGCTCCGACCCGACGCAGAGTCGGCTGTCAGGGCGGCGCTGTAGGACCGGCCGCCGTGCACCCGCGGAGAGACAGGCATTTGGTCGGCCCGGCCGGACTCCCGGCCATGGACACGACGGAGGCGTTCGTCGGACTGGACTGCGTGGACTGTGGCGAACGACACGATGCGGCGACGGCGACACACCGCTGTCCGGACTGCGGCGGCATCCTCGACCCGGCGTACGACTACGACGCGGTCGACATCGACCGGGCGACGCTCGCGGAGCGCCCGTTCGAGACGATGTGGCGCTACCACGAACTCCTCCCCTTCCCGCGCGATGCGGCCGTCTCGATGGACGAGGGGGCGACCCAGCTCGTCGACTGCCCGACGCTCGCGGACGAACTCGGCGTCGGGCGCGTGCTGATCAAGGACGAGGGGCGGAACCCGACAGGCACGTTCAAGGACCGCGGGCAGACCGTCGCGGTGACCGCGGCGGTCCAGCACGGTGCCGACGAGGTGGCGCTCGCCTCCGCGGGCAACGCCGGGCAGGCCGCGTCGGCGTACGCCGCGCGGGCCGGGCTGGACTCGAACGTCTTCCTCCCCTCGCGGGCCGGCTTCACGAACAAGGCGATGGTGAACGTCCACGGCGGCGAGATGACCGTCGTCGGCGGGCGCATCGGCGACGCCGGGGCGGCCTACGAGGACGCGCTGGCGGAGCACGACGACTGGTACCCACTGCAGACGTTCGTCACGCCATACCGTCACGAGGGGAAGAAGACGATGCTGTACGAGATCGTCGAGCAGGAGGACTGGGAGGTTCCCGACGCCGTGGTTTACCCGACCGGGGGTGGCGTCGGCCTCGTGGGTATGCACAAGGCCGCGACGGAACTGCGGGACCTCGGGCTGACCGACGACCTCCCCGCGATGTACGCCGCGCAGGCCTCGGGCTGTGCGCCGATCGTCGAGGCGTTCGAGGCGGGCCGGGAGCGCCACGAACCGGTCGAGACGCCGGACACTATCTGCGGCGGGATCGAGATCCCCGACCCCGGAGCCAGCCCCCTGATCCTCGAGGCGCTCCGCGAGAGCGACGGCGGCGCTGTGGCGACCGACGACGACGAGATCCTCGCGAGCGCGATCACCGTCGCACAGGAGGAGGGGATCGAGATGGGCGCGACCTGCGCCGCCGCGGCCAGCGGCGCGATGGAACTGGCAGAGCAAGGCGAGTTCGGTCCGAACGCCACCGTCGTCCTCCTGAACACCGGCGCGGGCAACAAGGACGACGACATCCTCCGGAGCCACCTGATGGGCCAGGGCGTGTAGGGGGCTGAACGACCGTCGACTCGCCGCCGCAGTTACCGTCGAGGTTTGGACGCTCGTTCGATCTCGTCTTAGACGGGACAGATATAAGCGTTAGACTAGTCTAAACCCGGGCGAGATGTTGAGCGACGTGATGGAGGACTATCTGAAATCGATCTACTACCTCGAACGTCACGAGGGTGCGCCGGTCGGCACCTCCCGGATCGCGGAGTATCTGGACGTGACCGCGCCGACCGTCACGAGTATGCTCGACAGCCTGGAGGAACGTGGGCTCATCGAGCGCGAGAAGTACAAGGGCGTGGAGCTGACGGCCGAGGGCGAGACGGTCGCCGTCGAGGTGGTGCGCCACCACCGCCTGCTGGAGGCGTACCTCACCGAACATCTGGACTACAGCTGGAGCGAGGTCCACGACGAGGCCGACGCGCTCGAACACCACATCAGCGAGGAGTTCGAGCGCCGCGTCGCGGAGGCGCTCGGCGACCCCGACGTGGACCCACACGGCGACCCGATCCCGAGTGCCGACCTGACGCCGCCGGAGGAGGACGACACGACGCCGCTGGCCGAGCAGGAGGTCGGCGCGACCGTCGAAGTCGCACGCGTCTCCGACCGCGACGAGTCCGAACTCCAGTATCTGGAGGACGCCGGCATCACGCCGGGCGTCCGGCTGACGGTGGTCGACGTCGCCCCGTTCGGCATGGTGACCGTCGAAACCGAGGCCGCCGACGAGCAGAGCCTGCCGGAGTCCGTCGCACGCTCGATCCGCGTGCGGGCGGCCAGCGACGAGTCCGTCGGCGAGGTGAGCCGTGCATGACCGGCTGGTGGGAGCTTGCGGTGATCGCCTTCGTCGCACAGCTGACGGTGCTGCCCG carries:
- a CDS encoding threonine synthase; translated protein: MDTTEAFVGLDCVDCGERHDAATATHRCPDCGGILDPAYDYDAVDIDRATLAERPFETMWRYHELLPFPRDAAVSMDEGATQLVDCPTLADELGVGRVLIKDEGRNPTGTFKDRGQTVAVTAAVQHGADEVALASAGNAGQAASAYAARAGLDSNVFLPSRAGFTNKAMVNVHGGEMTVVGGRIGDAGAAYEDALAEHDDWYPLQTFVTPYRHEGKKTMLYEIVEQEDWEVPDAVVYPTGGGVGLVGMHKAATELRDLGLTDDLPAMYAAQASGCAPIVEAFEAGRERHEPVETPDTICGGIEIPDPGASPLILEALRESDGGAVATDDDEILASAITVAQEEGIEMGATCAAAASGAMELAEQGEFGPNATVVLLNTGAGNKDDDILRSHLMGQGV
- a CDS encoding NAD(P)/FAD-dependent oxidoreductase, producing the protein MSDDATVAVVGGGLSGLVAARRLADAGVDVQLFEREDSVGGRVRTTREDGFVFDRGFQVLFTAYPAAKRELDFDALSLRRFTPGACIARPGERSILSDPFRDLGAFTDSLFNREVTTRDKLLTLKLRRELGNTPSSDIFAGDDTTIREYLRDYGFSAAFVENFAAPFYGGITLDRSLETSSRVFEYTFRALSSGAIAVPADGMAAIPEQLAAAARDAGARIETGATVDGVDAAGTANGEGDVTVTVGGETVTADAAVVAADPPSARDLTGVNAVPTEARACVTQYYAYPAAKRLDAGKRLILNAEGADPNHVVDMTAVAPEYAPDDTTLLAATFLGEREESDVELADLTHEALASWYPEHSFVDLERVRTERVPFAQFAQPPGFRESLPGVRAPAGATYLAGDYTAWSSINGAMESGRRAAEAVLDDL
- a CDS encoding DUF7344 domain-containing protein; protein product: MNIARATSWEGSAANAEREDGTPGSTLRNAVSEPERRYLLQYLLLNRYMVTRADAAEEVAARTQDTGREAVSDDDRTRAEIRLEHDHLPRLEAAGILEYDRASTMVALRPDAESAVRAAL
- a CDS encoding metal-dependent transcriptional regulator, producing MLSDVMEDYLKSIYYLERHEGAPVGTSRIAEYLDVTAPTVTSMLDSLEERGLIEREKYKGVELTAEGETVAVEVVRHHRLLEAYLTEHLDYSWSEVHDEADALEHHISEEFERRVAEALGDPDVDPHGDPIPSADLTPPEEDDTTPLAEQEVGATVEVARVSDRDESELQYLEDAGITPGVRLTVVDVAPFGMVTVETEAADEQSLPESVARSIRVRAASDESVGEVSRA